The sequence ACAGATTTCATACCTTAAAATCAAATTTAGGGTAAAAATGTCTTATTTGGTTTTAATTAGGTCTGATTTTACATAGCTCACTTGTCATACTGGAAATTAAAAGGTCAAGTAAATTGCATTACAGAATACAATATTTCTTGCAGTGTACCCTGTTGTACACCAACTGCAAAGAACATTCTACAAAAATTGGTACACTATTCAAATCCTAGCAAATGTCTAATTTTCTGACCTGCAAGTTGGTCTTCTTTTTGGACATTGGTTTGATATGGACCATGAGCCATCTACCTTAGACACCAAACCTCTCAGATATTCTGaatagcgcgcacacacacacacacacacacacacacacacacacacacacacttcactggCATTCCACAGACAACAATACCCATTAAAAACTGAGGAAATGGTAAAACCATACACCGCTCGGACAAACGCCCTTCTGAAAAGGATCCAAATAATGACCCCCAAATATTAGCACCATAGCGTGTTACCACTTTTTCCTCAAATGGAAACTAACAATACCTTAGAAGTGGCTGAACAAAAAGCCTCATTTGGAGCCGgttaatcaaaaaaaaaatatagttgTAAAAGTAGTTGTATAAAAGCAACTACTCCATATATGAATGTAGTTAATGCTTCCACCTGATTTCAGGTGTCACCATGCCTGGTGCAACATTTCTACACCAATTTTGTTTAACTCAAGTTCTCACATCCTCTTCAGTTACAGCTGCTTGTAAGATACCAGTCGCAAAAGCCACCTTCACAACTGTACACACCAATTAAGACAAGCTAGTAAAGCCGATCAGTTCACCCGGTTGAGGGGACTTCAATTCCAATGTCTTAGTCTCCAAATAAGTCCAATATTGCACCAAATCAATTTAAAAGGCAAGGAGCAAACATCAATCCTACATGAAGgactttaaaaacaacaaacacacttCAAAACATGAAAGTGAAGTTTATTCCTGTGTAAAATCAGATTCAGCCTCGAATTTAATGACATGGTGCAGTGCTGCCCTCATGTGGTACTGCATCACACTCCAGCTTTCATCTGGTTGTGGGGTGGCAGAGGTTTCTCCAGGTGGTGACCCACAGTGAGACCAAAGGGAGAGTCAGCCTGCTTTTCCTTGACTTCAGGCTTCAGTTGAAAGCCTTTCCCCTCGTCAAAGCTTTCTGCAGGTGGAAAAGCAAGAGTCTCCTCACTCAGCAGACCCTGAAGACGAGAACGCCAGCTTTCCAACAGGTTTTCACGGCCCTCAGGAGAGAGGTGCATGGGTGCCCAGAAGATCTGCGGTGCTAGGACCTGGAAGCCACAGTAGTAGAGGACACCATTCTACAGAACACACACTCCATTACAAcatgaacaatgtgtgcagtaacaaaaaaaaaaaaaaaagcacaactcAGTCTGGTTACATTGAGAACAGGGAATAACATCACTTGCCTGAATTGGCCACAATGTAACATTTATGTCTCCATTGATCCCATTAGGGCTAAACACTGACTCATGAGAACCAGTGGAGAAGGACAACATGGCTTTTTTATCCTGACGtgaataaaatatcaaattataCCAACAGCAATGTCCTCTTCACAAATTTCTCATTAGTAATCTAGAATTATGCAGTTTGAATTGAAAAGCGGAGATGCAGAACAAAGCACCATCTGTGAGGATTCTAATAAAAGGTTTAGCATTGTGCCAATATAGGACTCACCCTGAAGGTGCCCTGACTGTAGCGCTTTTCTGGGGTGTAGGCAAAACCCAGTGTAAGAACCCGATCCATCCAGCCTTTCATGATTGCAGGAACGGAGAACCAGTACATTGGAAACTGCAATTAGCAGCAGACAGCAAACGGTTTAAAGAATTACAGCACCAAAGAACAGAAAGACTGCACTAGTAAGATAAATGCCACCTGAAAAATAATAAGGTCAGCTTCTTGGAGTTTCTTATGCTCCTCAACAATATCAGAAGCTATTCGCCCCTCCTGCCAGGCCAACATGGTCTCCTCTCCATAACAGAAGTGCTCTGGATTCTTTACAGATCCTGGGGACATTTTGAAAGTAATGCTTAGAGCAATGTTAGAATGCAAActaattttgtaaatatatatagcgCGCACACGCACCATTAATATCATCCTTGGTTGCTGTGGCCTTGAACTTCATTTCGTACAAGTCAGAAACCAACACATTGCAGCCCTGTTTCTTTAGCACGGCCACAGTAGCATCTTTGGCAGCTGCATTGAAAGATCCCGCGCTCTGGTGCGCGTACACAATAAGCACGGTATTCGCAGCTAAGGAGTACATAACCAGAACATACTtaacatttatacacaccaatacAACAGTGAAAAGTATGTACAAcaaagtgaaagaaaaaaaagatacacgcattttaaaatgacacaaaaataaaACCCACTTACCCATATTGCCTCACTCACAGGTCTCACAGCAACTGCTGAACACGTGAGCACTGAGCTTCCTTTTAACCACCTTTACCTGGGCGCACCTGAGTCATTTTACTGATTAGAGTCTGGACGAGCCTGCCCAAGACTTTAATATCTAGCAGCTGATCTGTTATCTGAGAAGAAGAAAAATTGACGGGAAAACTTATAAATGTAACACGTTTATAAATtataaagctaaataaataataattcttgACTGAACGAATTGTCACTTCCATTTATGAATCGTTTTTAACGCACCCCACTATGACCGGTAAGTTCTATTTCTTTACCACTAGATGTCACAATACAACAGCAACTGAAGCAGATGCACTTAATGTATAATCAATATTTTCATGCAATACAGGGAGGCTATAGAAGAAATAAATTAAGTCTTTatgacacaaataaaaataaaaataaaacagttgaGGCAAACAGACCATTTGATTGGCGGGAGACAGATGTAATATCttttatcaaatataattttagagtggtacagatagatagatagatagatagatagatagatagatagatagatagatagatagatagatagatagatagatagatagatagatagatagatagatatatttatacattacaaatatttgaaaacagcaGCAGATTATAAAATGTGTCTGTACATTTCACTTAAAATTTTAAACTGTAGGCCTGACTTATTACAAATGAGTGTTACAGTACTCAGTTTTCATAAACTAATTCTAGAACACagtaatgtagtttttttttttttttttaatctatttagtTGGTAGACAGATAAAGGTATCTCATGtggtaaaaaaaaacgttttctagTCAGTATTAGTGCATTATAGCAAAACAGCAAAAAGTGTTACAACTTTACTCTGTCTACCCTAAGGGTCATTCCGCATAACACTGTAAACAATGACTTTAACAATGAATAGCTGATGCCAACTTTTATGACATGTTATTTTAGGCCATTTTCTTAACACATCAGCAACACGTTTTTTCATTGTCTGTCTTTATGTGAGGATGCGTTCTGGCCTGTCCCCAAACCCTGTGTGTGCAACAACATTGTAATTGTGAAGAAAAAATACATGGAAATAAATTCTGGTATTTAGTATGAATTCTCTGTCAAtaactttttatattttagtaGATATCATATATATCTTTTAAGATTAAAGTTGTGTTCCCAAAGTTAGgcatcaaccctgttaccattATAACGCCCccttattaaaatattgtacaattccatataaaatgaaataataataataataataataatgaactgTCACAATGAAAATGAACCGATTATGCGGAATGACACATAACTGTGGCTACAACAATGTTTCTTATCTTCAGATGTAACATTGTGTttattattgaaaagaagggAGCATAGGTACACTTGCATGACTTGAAGAAGTGCAAGAGGTTTCGTTTTTTTAGCTCCAGACTCCCATGATTAAAAATAGCAAAGATGGGGTGAGAGAGAGCCCTGAAACTCCCCCCAACTCGGAAAAAAACAGGCGCTCGAGTACAGAATGATGGAACTAAGCAAGAAAAAAGTTTTACCGCTCTGTAAACTGACAATCACACAGTTGGAAAAACGGTCTAACTCTTATCAAACTAAGTTCAGAACGTTTACAGCCATTTTGACAGCACCTCGGGGCAACACGTGTGTCATGAAAAGGCATTTGCGCTCTCAGCGCCAGTGGTGACTCTTCAGTCAAACAAGTACAACAGGAGGAAGAGCGCAAAAGACGGATGTAACACAATGAACAGCGTCGCCAACGACACAACGTAGCCTAGAAGCTGTGGAGATTTGGAGACGCCTTTTCTTCTTATATGCCTTTGTTGGAGGCACGTTTATTGATTGGGATCCGCTCTCGAGCAAAAGAGCGTGCGTTTCTTACAGAAGGAAGAATTAAAGGGGATTCTAATGGGGTCACAAGGGCCAGGGCGTAAAAGAACTACCAGCAAAGTTGGGTTGACTGCCGAGGAAGATGCCCTCAACATCATCGCAAGAGAGGTAAATAATCTCTTATGCCTTAAACCACTTCAGTGTCCTTGGTGGGATAGATAATTAGAGGAACTTGTAGAACTCCTTAGGAAAACATGAATATCACATGGTTCTGCTTCTAAGCCGGTTTATTTATTATACCTAAAATCACTAGACCGGTCTCACGAGTAACTAATTAACATTACAACAACCCGTGCATCTGTTTGACTTTATGTGGCTCTAAATTCTGTAGAATATTAGTATGTGTTCTTATTGGCAAGTGGTAGATAATGTCCTCCCCTAGTTGTCATGTCTGCTTCCTGTGTGTTTTAGTTGTGATGTCTACACCTAACTTCAAAtgtctgagctctgtaggtcaaaaGTAGTGTCTTTCAGTACCGTTATTAGTGATATTACTATAGTTTACCTTTAAGAATGTGCTTGCTACCAGTGTGCAACATAAGCCAGACTGATGTGTCTGGGAAATTAGTTTGGCCCAGACTGATCTTTGATCTTGAACCTATGATGTTTTAAACTCCATTACACACCCGTGGTGAAAAATAACAAACTCGAGCTGTGTGTGAATTGCACTCATTTTCAAAGACAGCTAAATTGTTCTATTAATTGACAGTGTGTCTCTGACACATGTTCTGTGGTTGGCAGAAGATAGGTCTTCTCGTGCTACTGTCAGCATGAACTGCCCTCTCATTTGATGTGAAACAGTCAGCATAGAAGCATATACAAACCTATAGCAAGTCTTCAGACATGATTCTTTTAACTGATGCTGCTTTTGATAGCTGATACACTCAGAAACTGGATCTGCAAGACACACGCAGTTATATAATCCTGTGCAAAATGTGTAGCACATTAACGTGTTGCAGTCATATGCTCAATCATCTTGGTACAATTGGACTGATTGCAACTTGAAATTAGAAGTCTAACTTGTGCATTTGTACAGTGTGCTCAAGTTTGTTTTCTGTGGCACATTCAGTTGAATTATTGTTagtgagcagtgttgggtaagttactctaaaaaaaaaaaagtaatgaattactgtaaCAGTAAAAAGGTAGGtgaaggaggaggcgggaaccggctgatcaATCAACaaacttttaatgcataaattaacttaaaacataaggacacagacacacatccaACGCGGCCacgtgagtctctctctctcgaaatggccaaagaatttaaattagaaaacatattttaacattagatgttatatttagattttaaattcattattgttttatatagaattgttctatagtctatatagtatttaacaaaattacatcagaattaactaattaaattactgaaaaattaagttaTCCCTTAtcaattaaaaaagtaatttaattacagtaattaattatttagtaatgcattacacccaacactgtttgtGAGCACATGTAGAAAGAGTTTGGTGAAACAGACCTAGTGTGTCATTGAATATCTGATCATGATGTTTTACATTTGCATACTTTCAGCATAAATGCGTTCTATTTCTGCCCTTTATTCCTCTTGAAAATGAAATTGGTCAacattttggtgcaaaaaaaaaatagcttgtaCTCCCATTTGTACTTTGTTTGAACCTGCAACATCCATGTTGCAGAGCGAGGTCACTTAAGGACCCGTACGAGCGTGACTCGAGGAGAAGGTTTCGTTTCAGTTTGAGGATGAAAAGGGTACTGTGGTTTTAACCCTTTTGTAGCACCAAGTACTTGTGAACTGACACATTTTCAAGGCAGATTTAGCTAAAAGTTCTTCAAGTTAGCTAGGTTTTTGGGGCCATTTTTCTCAAAGCTATTTTGTCTTCTTTCTAGTACCCGTTTAAGTTGTCCTTGCAGTGTTAATTTTACCCTCCTTTGCTCACCTGGTACCTTCATCTGTTACTGACAGGGTGCCATTCCACACTTGCTGGCTACTGACAGACTGGTATTTTGGCCCTCATGTTCTAGCCGATTCTGTAACAAAAGCTTTAAAATAGAAGTCACTTAAAGACCAGCTGTTAAAACATCCAGTTTCAAGAGCAATCATAAAATTTAGAGAGATTAGTAATGAACAGGAGGAAATGGGCatctggaactgggaacacatgACTTGACCTGCTTTACAAGCTCTGCTTTCCTTGTGGTGTGTAATATTGCTAAACTGGTAGTGTGTCCACCATTACTCCATGTCATACCAAAGGTTTCTTGAATGCTTGACAGATTTTCTAAGGTGTAAATATTTTTTAGTAAACGCACAGCTATGACAGcacagctgttttattctacatggagagggtctgcacatgggggctgccatgtttgattcatatgaccagccaaatactactcgcttaatcacagtaaccatcctgttatttgacagtttcactcattgattaaagtaatcatggctgactgtgaattatgaatttttacattggcatcagtaactgaaaactattgtgtttgaatgatgctgcatccaggctgCTAGGTGTCAGTGAAAGTTTAAGACAAAATGAACAAGAACTTAGTGCACCTTAAAATGTGAGATGTTGGGGCCTCAGTAGAACATGTGTTAGTAAAGGATTTCCTGTGAAAGCAATTTCAACAATGGCTACTCAACACTTGATTCAGGGTTTTGTTTGGCCTTTTAGTGGCATGCAGAAAAATTGTGGAATCGAATAAGACACATGTTTTGCTTGTTTCTGTTTCCTAAATATTCTGGTTTTATGTGTTTGCATAATAACTACATTCCACAAAGTTATGGCATGTACTGAAAGTTTTATACACATGTACATTCCTCATTCAACTAAATGAGGCTTTTAGATGTTTTCTAAGCCAGGCCAACTCCAGATGCCTTCTGGAACTCCTGAATGTAGCTGCATGTCAGACAACATACCTGTTGATCATTAGTGGTGGATTTCCCATTATAAATAATACACTGATTGAACAATATTCTTTTAGTAGCCCTGTTAAAGACCTCTAGTGATTTTGTTGAGCTATGAATCTATATATTCTCCTCCAAACAGTTTATTTCTGAATTTCATGACTGATTTTATTGTAAAAGCTGATTTGATATTTGGAAGGCCCCTAAAATGCAGTTCCTTTTGTAATAAAACATTAGTGTGCCTAGGGTGTTTAGCCTTTTATGAGTATATTACACAACTTTTAAGAGTATCTAAAACAAATTCAGTGGTAATTGTTCTCAACCTTTTGTGTGAGAATACATATTCAGTCTAATCATATTGTGAATCCAACAATAGTAgtttgaaagttcttcagctacTCTGTCTTAGCTTATGGAAGTTCAAAGAAGGAAGAGCTCCTGtttccaggtgtaatgtccacagaggggtgccaaaagagagttgtaaTGCAAGCTggattttatttccattttaaatgATGCATTTCAGTAGAGAGGAATGCTTATCCCCTAAACTAAGCaacaaccctaaaccttaccgtcagtagaaaaaaaatgcaatcttAAAAAAATGGAACCTCCCAAACCATGCTCCTCATTGATCAACTGTGCGATCACTTCCTTTTTTCAACGTGGCACGTGAACCCAGGTCTGTGACACTGATGACGCAATGTGCAGTCAGTCAcgccacaggagaaggtaaacaccGCTGAACTGATGCGAAATGTCTGATGAGATATTgcacttgtcagtaactcagcagaatGTGGTTGATGATAGGGTGCTAGAAAATGTGGTAGCAACATGTCAACTTTTTTGTGATTATGTTGTATTATTACCAGGAAGTAGCACGTTCAAGCCCTTAACAGAGTAGCTGTAGGCCTAGCTCAGCTAGTGTTCTCCtccttattatttaaaataaagagcAGATGtaaaaccccaattccaaaaGTTGGGactgtatggaaaatgctaataaaaccaaaaaggagtggatgtatatattcatatattcattttataatttatattaaattatttttatataaattatattaatttatcaaTTTCATTTTCACTCTGTGCTATATCGAATGCACTACAagaacacattatttgatgttttaccttgagaatttaatagttttttgaaaatatacacaaattacaaatcagatgattgcaacatgctccaaaaaagttgggtcaGTGTAGTGTTTACAACTGGGTAACatcaacatttctttaaataacatttatcaaGCATTTGTGTGCTTTAAGTTTAGCAAGTTCTCCCCAATTCATCCATTATGAAGGTCTTCCATTATGAAGGTCTTCAGCTGTGCAATTGTACGAGGCCTTTGTTGACATATTTCACACTTCATAATGCGGCACATTTAAGACAGTTCAGGACTGATTTAATGGATATTGTGACATGGGCACAGGAATAGTTTGGTAAACCTTTGTCAATCAACAccattcaccgctgcatccacagatgcaagtcaAGGCTTTCCTATGCAAAGCAGCAGCCATACATCTACACTCTCCAGAAGTGCCACCGACTTCTCTGTACTCTGTCttatctgagatggaaagtacaACAGTCGAACTGTTTTGTGGTCTGACGAGTCAATGTTTTAAATGGTTGTTGGATACAACAGCCGTTgtgttctccaggccaaagaggaaaaggactatCCAAGATGTTATCAGATTCATGTCTAAAATCCAGTGTCTGTCCTGGTACGggggtgtgtgtgtcagtgcccattgtgtgggtaacttgcacatctgtgtgggcaccattaatgcagacatgtATGTACACTTTGGAGCAACATAATCAGCCTGGATTACAAGtgtatggctgtgtaagcagaaaGTGTAGGCGCTAGATTGGCCTGcccgcagtcctgacctgtctccattTGAGAATGTGTGATACATTATGAAGCGCAAAATATGGCAACGAAGGCCTCATACAATTGAAAccgctgaagacctgcataatggatgaattgtgaaaaaaatcagATGGCTAAAATCAACAAACTTGTATTTTGACTCTTGAGTGCCTAAATGCTTgaaaagtgttattagaagaaatggcgaTGTTACACAgaggtaaacactcgactgtcccaacttgtCATCTGATTTGAAAGTGTACAGTGTGTATAGTAAAGTATCAAATAAgatgttgttgtagtgctttcaatatagcacatggtaaatataatttaaaaagcaCTCCTTTTGTTTTAATTGGCATTTTCCAAACTGTCCCAAGTTTTTGGAAATTGTAGCATTGAAAACTAGCATGTTTTTGAAAACtagcatttttaaaaaatatatattttaaatttttgtatTCTCCTttaccccttttctccccaatttggcatgcccaattcccaatgcactctaggtcctcgtggtggtgtagtgaatcCGGGttgcagaggacaaatctcagttgcctcgtcTGAGTCAATCCTctcatcttattacgtggcttgttgagcgctttaccgcagagacctagcgcgtgCAGAGGCTTCACGCAAtactctgtggcatccacgcacaactcaccacatgccccaccaagagcgagaaccacattatagcgaccacaaggaggttaacccaacgtaccaattggttgcttaggaagcctgactggagtcacattTAGCATGCCCAGGATTTGAACCTgtactccaggtgtggtagtcagcatctttacttgctgagctatccaggcccctaAACTAGCATGTTTGAAGTTTTGCTTCAATGGTGTTCTACTGACACTGTTACAGTGCCATACAATTACCACCTGAGATATTTAAAAGCAGATTAGGATGCCACGAGTCGGTGCCAGACCCTGTAGTCTGGAGGGTTTACATTATTAATCTGGGGTCAGATTTTTGCATGCGGGAGGGGAGCTGACTGACTGTAATGTCTAGTGGACACTAAACGACTCAAGCTCGTCttctttgatgttttgagtcggcAATTGATCTGCAACGAGAAGTCTTAGATCACACGAAGAACGGTCTTATTGTGTGAACACTCCTGCGACATGGTCAGACTATTCCCAGATGCTACAACAACAgcaatattacaatatattataaatataattagaaaataaaataagatttcACCCATATCTTCCTACCCACTGTCTTTATTATTTGCAGCTGTTTGTAATATATTGTTCCTTTGCAAACTAGCA comes from Xyrauchen texanus isolate HMW12.3.18 chromosome 18, RBS_HiC_50CHRs, whole genome shotgun sequence and encodes:
- the LOC127658739 gene encoding NAD(P)H dehydrogenase [quinone] 1-like, coding for MAANTVLIVYAHQSAGSFNAAAKDATVAVLKKQGCNVLVSDLYEMKFKATATKDDINGSVKNPEHFCYGEETMLAWQEGRIASDIVEEHKKLQEADLIIFQFPMYWFSVPAIMKGWMDRVLTLGFAYTPEKRYSQGTFRDKKAMLSFSTGSHESVFSPNGINGDINVTLWPIQNGVLYYCGFQVLAPQIFWAPMHLSPEGRENLLESWRSRLQGLLSEETLAFPPAESFDEGKGFQLKPEVKEKQADSPFGLTVGHHLEKPLPPHNQMKAGV